The following proteins are co-located in the Malus sylvestris chromosome 13, drMalSylv7.2, whole genome shotgun sequence genome:
- the LOC126597112 gene encoding type IV inositol polyphosphate 5-phosphatase 9 isoform X2 has product MARKPGEVMWPRLVANKILRKQLGSNNFVADFPSNEVSEELILETPSVDQPSSNLTSTVVNHHKDTNTHKYKVFVSTWNVGGVEPQEDMNMEDWIDTSSDIYVLGFQEIVPLKASNVLGSENSKICMKWNSLIREALNKKRHNNNNKPPDFHCIVSKQMVGILISVWIRSDLRPFIRNPSVSCVGCGIMGCLGNKGSVSVRFRLHETSFCFVCTHLASGGREGDEKLRNSNISDIFSRTSFPRGPLLDLPRRILDHDRVIFLGDLNYRISLPEATTRSLVDIRAWNILLKHDQLKEGQVLEGWNEGAVEFAPTYKYCPNSDVYYGCPPGKKGEKRRAPAWCDRIIWRGEGLKQHVYNRGESKLSDHRPVNAIFTAEVGVLRTLRGYHSFFVSDRLDGVSSKFQVSSTHNFVWKGRSTSWKL; this is encoded by the exons ATGGCTAGAAAGCCAGGAGAA GTGATGTGGCCTAGATTAGTGGCAAACAAGATTCTGAGAAAGCAATTGGGAAGCAACAACTTTGTAGCAGATTTTCCAAGCAACGAGGTCTCGGAGGAATTAATACTGGAAACACCAAGTGTTGATCAACCGTCTTCAAACCTTACCTCTACCGTCGTCAATCATCACAAGGACACTAACACACACAAGTACAA GGTTTTTGTTAGTACATGGAATGTTGGCGGGGTGGAACCACAAGAAGATATGAATATGGAGGATTGGATTGACACATCCTCTGACATCTATGTTCTTGG GTTTCAAGAAATCGTTCCTCTGAAAGCCTCCAATGTTCTAGGATCTGAAAATAGTAAGATCTGCATGAAATGGAATTCCTTGATCAGAGAAGCTTTAAACAAGAAAAGAcacaacaataataataaaccaCCAGACTTCCACTGTATTGTAAGTAAGCAAATGGTGGGGATACTAATATCAGTTTGGATTCGAAGTGATCTTCGTCCATTTATTCGGAATCCAAGTGTCTCCTGTGTTGGCTGTGGGATCATGGGATGCCTAGGAAATAAG GGTTCGGTTTCTGTTAGATTTCGATTACATGAAACAAGCTTCTGCTTCGTGTGCACTCATCTAGCTTCAGGGGGTAGAGAAGGAGATGAGAAACTGAGGAATTCTAACATATCCGATATATTTTCCAGAACAAGTTTTCCCAGAGGCCCTTTGCTTGATTTGCCACGAAGGATCTTAGATCATGA TCGAGTAATTTTCCTCGGAGACTTGAATTATAGAATTTCCCTTCCGGAAGCAACAACGCGTTCGTTAGTGGATATAAGAGCATGGAATATCTTACTAAAACATGATCAG CTCAAAGAGGGACAAGTACTCGAAGGTTGGAATGAAGGAGCTGTTGAATTTGCTCCCACTTACAAATATTGTCCAAATTCTGATGTATATTATGGATGTCCTCCTGGAAAGAAAGGTGAAAAGAGGCGTGCTCCTGCCTG GTGTGATCGGATAATTTGGCGTGGAGAAGGGTTGAAGCAACATGTATACAATAGAGGTGAATCAAAATTGTCAGATCACAGACCTGTGAATGCAATATTTACAGCCGAAGTTGGGGTTTTAAGAACATTGAGAGGATATCATAGTTTTTTTGTATCAGACAGGTTAGACGGAGTATCAAGCAAGTTTCAAGTATCCTCCACCCATAATTTTGTATGGAAAGGGAGATCAACAAGCTGGAAACTTTGA
- the LOC126597112 gene encoding type IV inositol polyphosphate 5-phosphatase 9 isoform X3, with the protein MARKPGEVMWPRLVANKILRKQLGSNNFVADFPSNEVSEELILETPSVDQPSSNLTSTVVNHHKDTNTHKYKVFVSTWNVGGVEPQEDMNMEDWIDTSSDIYVLGFQEIVPLKASNVLGSENSKICMKWNSLIREALNKKRHNNNNKPPDFHCIVSKQMVGILISVWIRSDLRPFIRNPSVSCVGCGIMGCLGNKGSVSVRFRLHETSFCFVCTHLASGGREGDEKLRNSNISDIFSRTSFPRGPLLDLPRRILDHDRVIFLGDLNYRISLPEATTRSLVDIRAWNILLKHDQLMMQLKEGQVLEGWNEGAVEFAPTYKYCPNSDVYYGCPPGKKGEKRRAPAWCDRIIWRGEGLKQHVYNRGESKLSDHRPTG; encoded by the exons ATGGCTAGAAAGCCAGGAGAA GTGATGTGGCCTAGATTAGTGGCAAACAAGATTCTGAGAAAGCAATTGGGAAGCAACAACTTTGTAGCAGATTTTCCAAGCAACGAGGTCTCGGAGGAATTAATACTGGAAACACCAAGTGTTGATCAACCGTCTTCAAACCTTACCTCTACCGTCGTCAATCATCACAAGGACACTAACACACACAAGTACAA GGTTTTTGTTAGTACATGGAATGTTGGCGGGGTGGAACCACAAGAAGATATGAATATGGAGGATTGGATTGACACATCCTCTGACATCTATGTTCTTGG GTTTCAAGAAATCGTTCCTCTGAAAGCCTCCAATGTTCTAGGATCTGAAAATAGTAAGATCTGCATGAAATGGAATTCCTTGATCAGAGAAGCTTTAAACAAGAAAAGAcacaacaataataataaaccaCCAGACTTCCACTGTATTGTAAGTAAGCAAATGGTGGGGATACTAATATCAGTTTGGATTCGAAGTGATCTTCGTCCATTTATTCGGAATCCAAGTGTCTCCTGTGTTGGCTGTGGGATCATGGGATGCCTAGGAAATAAG GGTTCGGTTTCTGTTAGATTTCGATTACATGAAACAAGCTTCTGCTTCGTGTGCACTCATCTAGCTTCAGGGGGTAGAGAAGGAGATGAGAAACTGAGGAATTCTAACATATCCGATATATTTTCCAGAACAAGTTTTCCCAGAGGCCCTTTGCTTGATTTGCCACGAAGGATCTTAGATCATGA TCGAGTAATTTTCCTCGGAGACTTGAATTATAGAATTTCCCTTCCGGAAGCAACAACGCGTTCGTTAGTGGATATAAGAGCATGGAATATCTTACTAAAACATGATCAG CTGATGATGCAGCTCAAAGAGGGACAAGTACTCGAAGGTTGGAATGAAGGAGCTGTTGAATTTGCTCCCACTTACAAATATTGTCCAAATTCTGATGTATATTATGGATGTCCTCCTGGAAAGAAAGGTGAAAAGAGGCGTGCTCCTGCCTG GTGTGATCGGATAATTTGGCGTGGAGAAGGGTTGAAGCAACATGTATACAATAGAGGTGAATCAAAATTGTCAGATCACAGACCT ACAGGTTAG
- the LOC126597112 gene encoding type IV inositol polyphosphate 5-phosphatase 9 isoform X1 yields the protein MARKPGEVMWPRLVANKILRKQLGSNNFVADFPSNEVSEELILETPSVDQPSSNLTSTVVNHHKDTNTHKYKVFVSTWNVGGVEPQEDMNMEDWIDTSSDIYVLGFQEIVPLKASNVLGSENSKICMKWNSLIREALNKKRHNNNNKPPDFHCIVSKQMVGILISVWIRSDLRPFIRNPSVSCVGCGIMGCLGNKGSVSVRFRLHETSFCFVCTHLASGGREGDEKLRNSNISDIFSRTSFPRGPLLDLPRRILDHDRVIFLGDLNYRISLPEATTRSLVDIRAWNILLKHDQLMMQLKEGQVLEGWNEGAVEFAPTYKYCPNSDVYYGCPPGKKGEKRRAPAWCDRIIWRGEGLKQHVYNRGESKLSDHRPVNAIFTAEVGVLRTLRGYHSFFVSDRLDGVSSKFQVSSTHNFVWKGRSTSWKL from the exons ATGGCTAGAAAGCCAGGAGAA GTGATGTGGCCTAGATTAGTGGCAAACAAGATTCTGAGAAAGCAATTGGGAAGCAACAACTTTGTAGCAGATTTTCCAAGCAACGAGGTCTCGGAGGAATTAATACTGGAAACACCAAGTGTTGATCAACCGTCTTCAAACCTTACCTCTACCGTCGTCAATCATCACAAGGACACTAACACACACAAGTACAA GGTTTTTGTTAGTACATGGAATGTTGGCGGGGTGGAACCACAAGAAGATATGAATATGGAGGATTGGATTGACACATCCTCTGACATCTATGTTCTTGG GTTTCAAGAAATCGTTCCTCTGAAAGCCTCCAATGTTCTAGGATCTGAAAATAGTAAGATCTGCATGAAATGGAATTCCTTGATCAGAGAAGCTTTAAACAAGAAAAGAcacaacaataataataaaccaCCAGACTTCCACTGTATTGTAAGTAAGCAAATGGTGGGGATACTAATATCAGTTTGGATTCGAAGTGATCTTCGTCCATTTATTCGGAATCCAAGTGTCTCCTGTGTTGGCTGTGGGATCATGGGATGCCTAGGAAATAAG GGTTCGGTTTCTGTTAGATTTCGATTACATGAAACAAGCTTCTGCTTCGTGTGCACTCATCTAGCTTCAGGGGGTAGAGAAGGAGATGAGAAACTGAGGAATTCTAACATATCCGATATATTTTCCAGAACAAGTTTTCCCAGAGGCCCTTTGCTTGATTTGCCACGAAGGATCTTAGATCATGA TCGAGTAATTTTCCTCGGAGACTTGAATTATAGAATTTCCCTTCCGGAAGCAACAACGCGTTCGTTAGTGGATATAAGAGCATGGAATATCTTACTAAAACATGATCAG CTGATGATGCAGCTCAAAGAGGGACAAGTACTCGAAGGTTGGAATGAAGGAGCTGTTGAATTTGCTCCCACTTACAAATATTGTCCAAATTCTGATGTATATTATGGATGTCCTCCTGGAAAGAAAGGTGAAAAGAGGCGTGCTCCTGCCTG GTGTGATCGGATAATTTGGCGTGGAGAAGGGTTGAAGCAACATGTATACAATAGAGGTGAATCAAAATTGTCAGATCACAGACCTGTGAATGCAATATTTACAGCCGAAGTTGGGGTTTTAAGAACATTGAGAGGATATCATAGTTTTTTTGTATCAGACAGGTTAGACGGAGTATCAAGCAAGTTTCAAGTATCCTCCACCCATAATTTTGTATGGAAAGGGAGATCAACAAGCTGGAAACTTTGA